One segment of Geminicoccaceae bacterium DNA contains the following:
- a CDS encoding sugar ABC transporter ATP-binding protein, which translates to MPSEATTAAQAGTTADREPILSCVELSKRFGGVHALDKVSFEVRRGEVLALAGDNGAGKSTLIKTISGVHKPDEGEMRFKGNRISLDNPRHARELGIETIYQDLALADNLDVGANVFLGREPTTRFLGLERLDRPKMRAVAHDVLETLDIDIPKRKLREPVRNLSGGQRQAVAIGRAIYWNAELLIMDEPTAALGVPEQRKVKELILRLKDQNVAIIFISHNLVDIFDVSDRIMVLRRGIKAGERRPAETDHNEVVRLMIGG; encoded by the coding sequence ATGCCGAGTGAAGCCACGACCGCCGCGCAAGCCGGCACGACCGCCGACCGCGAACCCATCCTGAGCTGCGTCGAACTCTCCAAGCGCTTCGGCGGCGTTCATGCGCTGGACAAGGTGAGCTTCGAGGTCCGCCGCGGCGAGGTCCTGGCGCTGGCCGGCGACAACGGTGCGGGCAAATCCACCCTGATCAAGACGATCTCCGGCGTGCACAAGCCGGACGAGGGAGAAATGCGGTTCAAGGGGAACCGCATCAGTCTCGACAATCCCCGCCATGCCCGCGAACTCGGCATCGAGACCATCTACCAGGACCTGGCTCTCGCCGACAATCTCGATGTCGGCGCCAACGTCTTCCTCGGCCGCGAGCCCACCACCCGCTTCCTCGGGCTCGAACGCCTCGACAGGCCGAAGATGCGGGCCGTAGCCCATGACGTGCTGGAGACACTCGACATCGACATTCCAAAACGCAAGCTGCGCGAACCGGTGCGCAACCTGTCGGGCGGCCAGCGTCAGGCGGTGGCCATCGGCCGGGCGATCTACTGGAACGCCGAACTGCTGATCATGGACGAGCCCACTGCGGCACTGGGCGTGCCCGAACAGCGCAAGGTCAAGGAACTGATCCTGCGGCTGAAGGACCAGAACGTGGCGATCATCTTCATCAGCCACAACCTGGTCGATATCTTCGACGTCAGCGACCGCATCATGGTGTTGCGTCGCGGGATCAAGGCCGGGGAACGGCGACCGGCCGAAACTGACCACAACGAGGTGGTCAGGCTGATGATCGGCGGATAA
- a CDS encoding ribose ABC transporter, with product MSTSSDDGGEGGRHPALSFLVRAWPWLFLILLCVFFETWARASYGISFLLNKFNLQSIALFAAFPLLLGLGQTFVIIAGGIDLSVGFVMGFTAVIMARVMQALTPVDPALALFAGIVAAFLIAMVPGWINGTLISRLRVPPFIGTLGMFGVARGIGFLAAGGTTVPVNNSWLFAMGNAKLFEIPLPVVITIVILLAMHWTLSQSKFGQYTYALGGNRTAAVRSGINVRRHTLYLYMISAGCAGIAGMIYTARFSAGAAQAGEPILLDSIAAVVIGGASLFGGSGTIIGTLIGALIIAIIQFGLVFINVEPFWQFVAVGIVIIVSVLIDQSRERLTGERHDAE from the coding sequence GTGAGCACATCGTCGGATGACGGCGGCGAGGGCGGGAGACATCCCGCCCTTTCCTTCCTCGTCAGGGCGTGGCCCTGGCTGTTCCTCATTCTCCTTTGCGTGTTCTTCGAGACATGGGCGCGGGCCAGCTACGGCATCTCGTTCCTGCTCAACAAGTTCAACCTGCAGAGCATCGCCCTCTTCGCGGCCTTCCCCCTGCTTCTCGGGCTGGGGCAGACCTTCGTGATCATCGCCGGCGGCATCGACCTCTCGGTGGGCTTCGTTATGGGCTTCACCGCCGTCATCATGGCCCGTGTCATGCAGGCGCTCACGCCAGTCGATCCGGCGCTGGCACTGTTCGCCGGGATCGTCGCCGCGTTCCTCATCGCCATGGTGCCGGGCTGGATCAACGGCACGCTGATCTCGCGCCTGCGGGTCCCCCCCTTCATCGGCACGCTCGGCATGTTCGGCGTCGCCCGGGGCATCGGCTTCCTTGCCGCCGGCGGCACCACCGTTCCGGTGAACAATTCCTGGCTGTTCGCCATGGGCAACGCGAAGCTGTTCGAGATTCCGCTGCCCGTGGTCATCACCATCGTCATCCTGCTGGCCATGCACTGGACCTTGAGCCAGTCGAAGTTCGGCCAGTACACCTACGCGCTCGGCGGCAACCGCACGGCGGCCGTGCGCTCGGGCATCAACGTCCGCAGGCACACGCTCTACCTCTACATGATCTCGGCGGGCTGCGCCGGCATTGCCGGGATGATCTACACCGCGCGGTTCTCGGCGGGCGCCGCCCAGGCCGGCGAACCGATCCTGCTCGACTCCATTGCCGCGGTGGTCATCGGCGGCGCGTCGCTGTTCGGCGGTTCGGGAACCATCATCGGCACGCTGATCGGCGCTCTCATCATCGCCATCATCCAGTTCGGCCTCGTCTTCATCAATGTCGAGCCGTTCTGGCAGTTCGTCGCCGTGGGAATCGTCATCATCGTCTCGGTGCTGATCGACCAGAGCCGCGAGCGTCTCACCGGGGAGCGCCACGATGCCGAGTGA
- a CDS encoding substrate-binding domain-containing protein has product MHRGFAALAALAVWAVGSVAGAQDKPVVALIPGLTTDAFYITMEKGAQAAADELGAELIFQGGPEFNPTVQVPVLQAVIARHPDAILIAPTDKQQLIAPMKQAFDEGIKILTVDTFIDDGKYQDGSGEGDFPLSYIASDNVLGGKMAADALAKAIGEEGKVYVSNVKPGVSTTDQREEGFKEAMAAYPDIEVLETQFNDDDANKAAAQVQAVFARNPDLKGVFGANLFSAIGAADGVKALGKTGEIRVVAFDTPLRIVDDIKSGLIDMAIAQHPYDIGYEGVKAAVAAIKGEPVETSIGTGFTVMDASNIDEPDVRARIYSD; this is encoded by the coding sequence ATGCACAGGGGTTTTGCGGCTTTGGCGGCACTGGCGGTGTGGGCTGTGGGCAGTGTGGCCGGCGCCCAGGACAAGCCGGTGGTGGCACTCATTCCGGGTCTGACCACCGATGCCTTCTATATCACCATGGAAAAAGGTGCCCAGGCGGCAGCCGACGAACTCGGTGCGGAACTGATCTTCCAGGGCGGGCCGGAATTCAATCCGACCGTGCAGGTTCCCGTCCTGCAGGCCGTGATCGCCCGTCATCCGGATGCGATCCTCATCGCCCCCACCGACAAGCAGCAGCTCATCGCGCCGATGAAGCAGGCTTTCGACGAGGGCATCAAGATCCTCACCGTCGACACCTTCATCGATGACGGCAAGTACCAGGACGGTTCCGGCGAAGGCGACTTCCCGCTGTCCTACATCGCCTCCGACAACGTACTCGGCGGGAAGATGGCCGCCGACGCGCTGGCCAAGGCCATTGGCGAGGAGGGCAAGGTCTACGTCTCCAACGTCAAGCCCGGCGTCTCCACCACCGACCAGCGTGAGGAGGGCTTCAAGGAGGCGATGGCGGCCTATCCGGACATCGAGGTGCTCGAAACCCAGTTCAACGACGACGACGCCAACAAGGCTGCCGCGCAGGTCCAGGCCGTGTTCGCCCGCAATCCCGACCTCAAGGGCGTGTTCGGCGCCAACCTGTTCTCGGCCATCGGTGCCGCGGACGGCGTGAAGGCACTCGGCAAGACCGGCGAGATCAGGGTCGTCGCCTTCGACACGCCGCTGCGCATCGTCGACGACATCAAGAGCGGCCTGATCGACATGGCCATTGCCCAGCATCCCTACGATATCGGCTACGAGGGCGTGAAGGCCGCGGTTGCCGCCATCAAGGGTGAGCCGGTCGAAACGTCGATCGGGACCGGCTTCACGGTCATGGACGCCTCGAACATCGACGAGCCGGACGTCCGCGCCCGGATCTACTCCGACTGA